GAATATTCGACGTGATCGGTGAGGCCCGATCGTAGCAATATCCGTCCTGAAGTTACCTGTCGCATAGCCCCGCCTCTATAGCCTGAATGTGAAGCGCGGTCAGTCGCAGATAAAATCTGCTCATCGCAATCCCGAACGAATGAGCCAGCCACAGGCCTTTCTGCGGTCCTTTTTGCCAAACCCCGCTAAATTCTCGATCTTCGCCAACCTTCATGATCGGATTGAGTTTCGACGCGATATCCTGACCAAGCAATGCTTCCAACTGGCCTATAGGCGGCGTATATCCTGTCGCCCACACGATCAGATCGGCGTCGAGCCGCTCGCCGTCGGTCAGCTGGACACCCTTTTCGGTGTAGCGGTCGACCGAAACACCGCTCCGCACGCCAATACGACCTTCGATTATGAGCTCCGAAGCGCCGACATTATAATAATATCCGTGCTTGTTGTTGCGGAAGACGATGCCGACCACGCCCTGACCGTCCGGTCCGAAATTCAGGCTGAAACCGCGCCGTTCGAGCCCTTGCAGGAGCACTTCGTCCTGCTCACGCAATGCTGACGTCATGGCCGGACCGACAGCTTCAGGCAGCAAGCCGAATGGCAGAAGCGCACCCATCAGATCCGCATCCGCTGTCGCTATACGCTCGTCTTCGTAGAAGGCATAATTTACGGCGTGAAAGGTCTTTGCATCGACGACGTAGGTCGATGATTTCTGGATCATCGTCACTTCGACGCCGGCTTCGGCGAGGTTCTGCGCAACGTCATGGCCGCTCACGCCACTGCCGACAACGATGGCGCGGCCGCCGACCCAGTCCTCCGCACCACGATAGTCCTGCGAATGGACGATTGTGCCGGCGTAGTCGGATACTCCCGGTATCTCGGGGATATTGACGCCATCGTTGGCACCCGTTGCGATGACGAGGTGGCGCGGATGCAGCACCCGGCGACCGCCCTGCGCGTCCCCCCGCTCGATCTCAGCCTCCCATCGTTCGCTGGTCTCATCGAAACGGAGGTTCTTGATGGAACTTCCCGTCCAGACATTGAGGTCAAGGA
This region of Sphingobium sp. MI1205 genomic DNA includes:
- a CDS encoding flavin-containing monooxygenase, encoding MSDTVERSWVERLDAVFASQDISGLSDLFDWRCVWRDLLVFDWRFQSYSGLDSMRSALERAFADRAPRDARLDHPCITTSGGDDTRNGFFHFSTNVGKVRGYFSLKRASGGDHGWRAVALVTELLEINGHPARLGKNRPEGRKMGPVIGRIGWRAQREAEAAFSSEDPAVLIVGGGHSGLMMAAYLKTLGLTALIVERNQQTGDNWRKRYPSLALHDPQSVGHFPYMPFPETWPQFTPKDKFADFLEAYATLLDLNVWTGSSIKNLRFDETSERWEAEIERGDAQGGRRVLHPRHLVIATGANDGVNIPEIPGVSDYAGTIVHSQDYRGAEDWVGGRAIVVGSGVSGHDVAQNLAEAGVEVTMIQKSSTYVVDAKTFHAVNYAFYEDERIATADADLMGALLPFGLLPEAVGPAMTSALREQDEVLLQGLERRGFSLNFGPDGQGVVGIVFRNNKHGYYYNVGASELIIEGRIGVRSGVSVDRYTEKGVQLTDGERLDADLIVWATGYTPPIGQLEALLGQDIASKLNPIMKVGEDREFSGVWQKGPQKGLWLAHSFGIAMSRFYLRLTALHIQAIEAGLCDR